The nucleotide sequence TCCTCTTCCTTATATATTCTGTTTTCACTTCCCAATACAATAAGATTGAGATATATTTGGTTTGTAATGATATTTATAGTTATTTTGTTTCATGTAAAATTTATTGAACACTAACTTTAATTAATGAAAAAGAGTAACGAAAGCATATACGATTATATCATTGTAGGGGCAGGGCTTTTTGGAGCAGTGTTTACACAGCAAGCTGTCAAAGCAGGGAAGAAATGCCTGATTATTGACAAGCGTCGTCAAATAGGAGGTAATCTCTATACCGAAAATATTGACTCCATTAATGTTCATAAATATGGGGCGCACATTTTCCATACAAGTAATAGAGAAATCTGGAATTATATTAATCAGTTTGCCTATTTTAATAATTTCATCAACTCTCCGCTTGCTAACTACAACGGTAAACTTTATAATTTACCGTTTAACATGAATACCTTTTATCAGTTATGGGGAACGCAAACTCCATTGGAAGCAAAAGCAAAAATAGCCGAGCAGTGCAAAAAATACGATTACATAACTCATCCAGCCAATTTGGAAGAGCACGCATTAAAGATGTGTGGTGATGATATTTATAACACATTTATTAAAGGATATACAGAAAAGCAGTGGGGACGGAGAGCTACAGAATTACCTTCTTTCATCATTAAACGTATACCTTTAAGATTCGTTTATAATAATAATTACTTTAATGACCCGTACCAGGGAATACCTGTAGGAGGGTATAATCCGATTATAGAATCAATGATTGAAGGTGCCGATGTACAAATTAATACCGATTACTTTGAAAACAAAACCTACTTTGATTCATTGGCTCCCAAAATGATTTTCACCGGACGTATAGATGAATTCTTCGATTTCAAATTCGGGAAGCTGGAATACAGAAGCTTGCACTTTGAACATGAAAGGCTGGAAATAAATGATTTTCAAGGAAATGCGGTGGTTAATTACAACGAATTTGATGTCTCGTTTACCCGAATTATAGAGCATAAACACTTTGAATTCGGCACACAACCATTTACAATTGTTTCCAAAGAATTTCCCAATGAATACAGCAAAGACTCTGAGCCTTACTATCCTGTGAATGATGAAAGAAATCACACAATTCTAGGAAAGTACAAGGAGCTTGCTAAAACTTTTGCCAATATATATTTTGGCGGACGACTAGCCCAATATGCCTATTTTGATATGGATGATACCATAGAAGCCGCCTTCGAAGTAGCCAGAAAAGAATTCAAATTTATAAAATAAAAAAGGAAATGGAAAAATACTTTTTCTCTAAAAACTACAAGGAAACAAAAAGCGCAGGTAATAAAGCCAAGACAGACATCGAAGAGATTCTTTTAACTAACGGATATAAAAATATTGGAGTAAGAAGCAACTATAAAGGTTCGATTATGGGCTTTATAGCAACTTTGGTCAGTCTCATAAAGGCTTGTTTATCCATTCAGCCCAATAGTGTGCTTGTTTTGCAGTATCCTTTGAAAAAATACTATACGTTCCTTTGCCGAATTGCACATCTGCGTAATTGCGAAGTGATAACTATAATTCACGACTTAGGCAGTTTCAGACGCAAACGACTAACTATTGAGCAAGAGGTGGCACGCCTGAGTCAATCGGACTATATCATTGCGCATAACGACACAATGAAAATCTGGCTGCAAGAACATGGAGTGACATCAAAACTTTATAGCCTCGGCATTTTTGATTATCTGTCGAAAAGTACTCCTCAACCTAACACAAATAAGGATCAGTACAGGGTTCTGTACGCCGGAGCTTTAAGCCCAAGAAAAAATCCTTTTCTCAAACAAATTGGAGCAATTATTAAATCCTATAAGTTTTACCTTTACGGATCAGGTTTCGAAGCTCAAAAGAAGTATAATAATATAATTAATTATAAGGGTTTTGTTCCCTCCGACAAACTTATATCTACGGCCGAAGGCGATTTCGGACTTGTTTGGGATGGCGATTCCATCTCCTCATGCAGCGGAGAATTGGGAGAATATCTAAAATTCAATAACCCTCACAAGACCTCTCTTTATATTCGTTGCCACCTACCTATTATCATTTGGTCCAAAGCTGCGTTAGCTCCCTTCATAAAGGAAAATGAAATTGGCTTTTGCATAGACTCTCTGGATCAAATCGATAATCTGCTATTAGAACTAAGAAAAGAGGACTATGATGAAATTCGCAAAAATGTAATAAAAATTAGTGATAAATTGTCGGAGGGATATTATACAACAACGGCCCTAAATAAAATACTGAAACAAAAAGAAAATTATAAATAAATTTACTAATTCTAAATAGTCAATTATAAATCAACCTACCAACTGTGTATTCAAAAAATGCTATCTTTGCACAAAAACAAGAACTGTTTCATATTGTTCCTGTTGAACCAGACACGAACAATACCGGCAACCGGCATTGGCTCGCAAAATGGTATCCCTAAAACAACAAAACGGCACCCTTCCTCTTTACTTCGGATAACCGAAACGTAGTTGGATGGGGACAAAAGAAAAAAATGCAAAACGCTTTTGGATATAGAACCCTGCAGACTTTGGTAGAAAATAATTGATTTAAAGATGAATGTTAAGATTGTTATTCCCATTTATAAGCCTCAACTGTCTGACTTGGAAGTGAGATCGCTTGAACAGGCATATAATGTATTTTTAAACCATATACTGGTAGTAATAAAACCAGAAAGCTTAGATTTATCGTTATTACAAAGCCAATATCCCAGACTAACCATTGAATCTTTTGATGACTCATTTTTTAAAGGGATATCCAGCTACAATCGGCTTATGCTTTCAACTTGCTTCTACGAACGGTTTCTCGATAGCGATTACATCCTTATATATCAGCTCGATGCATACGTGTTCAAAGACGAACTAAACGAATGGTGTAATAAGAAGTACGACTATATTGGGGCTCCATGGTTGCAAAGGCCTATCTACAGGCTTCCTTTGGTGCGACATTCTCTTCATGTTCTTCGATTTATTGGAAAAAAACTAGGAAAACCCAATAGACAATATCTGAATAACCGTGTCGGTAATGGAGGATTATCTCTCAGAAAAGTCCAAAGTCATTACAAAATAACTTTATCGCATAAAAAAAGAATTGATTTCTTCTTAACTCAAAAACGATCGCATTTTTATAATGAAGACGTGTTTTGGGCAACGGAAATTAATAAGGAAAAAACAATATTTCACTATCCTAATGTACAGGAGGCTCTGAAATTTTCGTTTGATAAATATCCGGATCTTTGCTATAAATTAAACGGGAATAAACTTCCATTCGGCTGTCACTCATGGTATAAAAGGAAAATGAAAAAATTCTGGCAACCAATCATAGGGTTTTCATTATAGTTATAAGTATGGCTAAACTATAAAAATAAAAAAATGAGTCACATTTTTAAACAAGGTAAAAATATTATCTTATCTCGTTATTATCACTTCATGGAATTTCTTTTTCCTTCTGCAATCAAAGAAGCAAGAGAAATCCCCATTATAATAAATAACTTCAATCGGCTTGACACATTGGTTGGATTAATAAAGGCCCTTGAAAAAAGAGGCTACTTGAATATCTATATAATAGATAATCTATCCACATACCCACCCCTACTGGAATATTACAAAATTTGTCCGTATAAAGTCTTTATGTTGGGGAAAAATTTGGGTTTTAAAGCTCTCTGGAAATCAAAATTATCAAATCAATTTTGTAATGATTATTACATCTACACTGATTCTGACGTTATTCCCGTCGATGAATGTCCAAATGACTTTATCGACCATTTATTTAAACTCCTAAAAAAGTATAAATACGCCAGTAAAATAGGCCTCTCACTCCGAATTGATAATTTACCAGATCATTATGCATTGAAAGATAAAGTAATCGAATGGGAAAGTAAATTCTATAAATTCAGAAACAATGACGCACTTTATCTAGCACCCATTGATACAACTTTTGCCCTATACAGGCCGCGAGTTGGGCTAAGTCGTAGTCGCTTCGTTGAATGTTACCGTACAAGCTTTCCATATCAGGTTGAGCATATCCCTTGGTATTCTAACTCTGCAAACCTTTCAGATGAAGAAAAATATTATGTTAACCACTGTGCACAGCCAACAGAGTGGAGCAAATATTCGCATAAAAAATAAGCTTATCTACTCGTGCAATAATACTTTTCGGAAATCGTATTCAGCAATATACTGTGCGTATAGCTGTTGTTTTTTCAATAAAAGTTTTTCTTTGCAAGAAAAAGAAATAAACGAGAATTTAGACACCCAAAGGTAAGTCTTGTATTTCCATATTGGATTATTCAAAATTGAACCTCCCATTTTTCGCCACGATTTATTGGCCAACCGATATGCATAGTTTTTAAAGTAAGTATCACTTTGGGATGACATATTGTAGTCTGTTTCATTTATATCCCAGCCTCTACATAATGCATATTGCTTAGCAATTAAAGATAAAGCCGAAGGAGAAAAAGAAAGACGAGCCAGATTAACATAAGCCTCTTCTTTTGATACGCTCTTAAACTGCATTCGGTTTATGTCAATAAGCGAAAATTGATATGTATTATCAGGCAAATTCTTAATAAGAACATTCCCAGGAGAATAGTCTACATGATAGATTCCCGCTTCATGTAATGCGGCGGTAAAGGAGGCAAAGCTACGTAATTTATTCTCCGAATCGGGTACATTTTCTCCGGCCATCAGGGAGCGAACAGTTTCAGAGGCCGAATCGTAGACAGATACAAAATAGCTTCCTTTCAAAAGACCTCCTTTATAGGTTTCAACATAAGCTATGGGATCAGGAGTGAGGAATCCACGTCTTTTAATCTCAAAAGCGTAATAATAAGAACGGGCAGCTTTGGATTTTCGAAAATAGGTATAGGCGAGTCTATTCACTAAAAGAGGCACCTTAAAACTCTTAACAGCAATATCTATATTCTTAATAGTGTATTGCTTTATGGTATTACGCCCCTCATAAATAATCTCTCCCTCAGATTCAAAACAATCCGGAAGATTATTTATAAAATCTGATAAAAATAGATAGACTGGATTAATAACAACTTTCATGAATAGAGAATCTCTTCAACTTTATTAATAATTACTTCAGCGCTAATTTGGTTCAAGCAAGCCTTATCACCTCTAAAGCAAGGTTTTTCTCCAAATACTGAACAAGGGCGGCAGCTTAAATCAAGCTGAATAATATTGTCCGGATTCTGGTGATAGCCGTAAAACCCTGCATAAGGATGAGTAGCTCCCCAGACTGAAAGAACTTTAGTTCCTACCAATGAAGCAAAATGCATATTTGCAGAATCCATTGAAATCAATAAATCAAGCTGACTTATAAGCGCTAGTTCCTGATCCAACCTGTATTTGCCAACAACCGTTTTCACGTTCCGATATCGTAATGCCCATTCTGCAAGAACCGATTCTTCATGCCCCTTTCCTCCAAATAGAAAAATAGTAAAATCATCTCTTTCAGATAATTTGGCCACTACTTCTTCCATCCGATCCAAAGGATATATTTTACCCTGATGTTTTGCAAAAGGAGCCACTCCTATCCACTTATTTCTTTTGGGAAAAATTTCTGACTCAAGAAAAGAGAGGTCGGAGGATTTTTCTTGATAAAGTGAAACAAAATCCTCTACATAGAGCAACCCAGCTTCCCTAAATACATCAGCATAACGTTTTATTACCGATTCAAGGGGCTTAAATACTTTATGATCGCGGGCAGTTAGTAATGCTCTGGCATGACGATCTTTTTTGTAAACGATTACTTTAGTGCCTTTTATGGTGAACAGACTTCTCAGAATCTTAGTTCGGATTACATTGTGAAGATCCAACACCATATCAAAGTCATACTGTACCAAAGCAGAGCCGAACCGAAGTAATCCCGCCAATGTCTTTTCCGGACCTTTGGTGTTTATACCCAACACCTTTATATTATCCGGACGATTCATAAAAACAGGAATCAAAAACGTCTGAGTAAGCACCGTAAACGAGTCCATAGGATTCGACTTGGCAGCGCTATAAAGAACTGGAATTGTCATCGCCACATCTCCAATAGCAGAAAGTCTTATCACCAATATATTAGCCATTCTTTATTTCTTTCCGTACAACACGGGGTTCAATGAAGGATCATTATACATTTTCATCTGTTTATAAACCTTCATGTATTTATCTCCGGTTTCAATATCATTCAATAACTGATCCAAAGCTTCAGATAAATCGGCCTTTTGTTCCAGCAAAACAGCCAACTTGTTTTTGCATGAAGCGATATGATCTGGCAAAGCATCCATACGATCGGCTTCTTGCTGCATATGATACACTTTCAGGCAAAGAATAGAAAGACGATCTATTGCCCAAGCCGGACTTTCTGTATTAATCCTCGCGGTAGGTTTCACAACAACCGATCTGTATTTATCTAAGAAGTAACTATCAATAAGCTCTACCAGATCAGTACGATCCTGATTGGATTTATCGATACGACGTTTAATCACCAGCGCTTCGATTGGGTCAATTTCCGGATTCCGAATTATATCTTCCAGGTGCCATTGCACTGCATCTATCCAATTTTTCAAATAAAGATAAAACTCAATACTTTTCTCTTCGTAAGGGTTATTGATAGAGGCATCCACATGGTTGCTTACATGGTACGCTTTGGTAGACTCTTCAAAAATCTGGTAACAAATGTTGCTAAATTTCATAATTATCGTATTTCTTTACTATCTTATTAAACCGCAAATGTACTAAAACTTTCTATTCAGTCAACGCTATCTTTGGACATTGACATACTTTACCGTACTTTTGCCTGCTCTATATGAGTGTACATAAATTCAAGCTTATGAAAATCATAGCAGACAATACAATTCCTTACCTGCGCGGAATTGCCGAACCATTTGCCGAAATTACCTATATAGCGCCGGAAGAGTTTACCCGCGAAATTATTAGGGAAGCAGATGCCCTGATTATTCGCAGCATAGATAAATGTACACGCGAAGTGCTGGAGGGTAGCCGGGTGAAACTGATTACTACTGCCACCATCGGGTTCGATCATATTGACACTCGTTATTGCGATGAAGCAGGCATTACCTGGGCAAACGCTCCAGGGTGCAACGCCGATTCGGTTGCTCAGTATGTATTCACCTCTTTACTCACCCTATCCATCCGCAAGGGAATTTCTCTAAAAGGAAAGACACTGGGAGTTGTGGGTGTTGGACATGTAGGAAAGGCTGTAGAGAAACTCTGCAAAGCATACGGCATGCACATATTGTGTAACGACCCTCCCCGCGAAGAGAAGGAAGGCCCCGAAGAATTTGTTTCTCTCCAAACCATTGCTCGTGAAAGCGACATCATCACTTTCCATGTTCCTTATACCAAAACAGGGAAACACGCCACCTGGCATCTGGCAAATGAAGCATTCTTTAAGGAAGTAAAAAAGAGCCCGTGGTTTTTGAATACATGCAGAGGGGCTGTTCATGATACGGGAGCATTGCTAAAAGCAAAAAAAGAAGGAATCCTTTCGGAGCTTATCATCGACTGTTGGGAGAATGAGCC is from uncultured Macellibacteroides sp. and encodes:
- the pdxB gene encoding 4-phosphoerythronate dehydrogenase PdxB, translated to MKIIADNTIPYLRGIAEPFAEITYIAPEEFTREIIREADALIIRSIDKCTREVLEGSRVKLITTATIGFDHIDTRYCDEAGITWANAPGCNADSVAQYVFTSLLTLSIRKGISLKGKTLGVVGVGHVGKAVEKLCKAYGMHILCNDPPREEKEGPEEFVSLQTIARESDIITFHVPYTKTGKHATWHLANEAFFKEVKKSPWFLNTCRGAVHDTGALLKAKKEGILSELIIDCWENEPHIDQQLLAETAIATPHVAGFSADGKANGTRACLETIGRFYGVEIEKLKDVIPPAPANPVIDLNKFASNRMEQAILTTFKPETVDERLRQAPEKFEWFRNNYPHPREFKAYTLINIREEEYALADTLGFNR
- the glf gene encoding UDP-galactopyranose mutase, yielding MKKSNESIYDYIIVGAGLFGAVFTQQAVKAGKKCLIIDKRRQIGGNLYTENIDSINVHKYGAHIFHTSNREIWNYINQFAYFNNFINSPLANYNGKLYNLPFNMNTFYQLWGTQTPLEAKAKIAEQCKKYDYITHPANLEEHALKMCGDDIYNTFIKGYTEKQWGRRATELPSFIIKRIPLRFVYNNNYFNDPYQGIPVGGYNPIIESMIEGADVQINTDYFENKTYFDSLAPKMIFTGRIDEFFDFKFGKLEYRSLHFEHERLEINDFQGNAVVNYNEFDVSFTRIIEHKHFEFGTQPFTIVSKEFPNEYSKDSEPYYPVNDERNHTILGKYKELAKTFANIYFGGRLAQYAYFDMDDTIEAAFEVARKEFKFIK
- a CDS encoding galactofuranosyltransferase, which gives rise to MEKYFFSKNYKETKSAGNKAKTDIEEILLTNGYKNIGVRSNYKGSIMGFIATLVSLIKACLSIQPNSVLVLQYPLKKYYTFLCRIAHLRNCEVITIIHDLGSFRRKRLTIEQEVARLSQSDYIIAHNDTMKIWLQEHGVTSKLYSLGIFDYLSKSTPQPNTNKDQYRVLYAGALSPRKNPFLKQIGAIIKSYKFYLYGSGFEAQKKYNNIINYKGFVPSDKLISTAEGDFGLVWDGDSISSCSGELGEYLKFNNPHKTSLYIRCHLPIIIWSKAALAPFIKENEIGFCIDSLDQIDNLLLELRKEDYDEIRKNVIKISDKLSEGYYTTTALNKILKQKENYK
- a CDS encoding glycosyltransferase family 2 protein translates to MSHIFKQGKNIILSRYYHFMEFLFPSAIKEAREIPIIINNFNRLDTLVGLIKALEKRGYLNIYIIDNLSTYPPLLEYYKICPYKVFMLGKNLGFKALWKSKLSNQFCNDYYIYTDSDVIPVDECPNDFIDHLFKLLKKYKYASKIGLSLRIDNLPDHYALKDKVIEWESKFYKFRNNDALYLAPIDTTFALYRPRVGLSRSRFVECYRTSFPYQVEHIPWYSNSANLSDEEKYYVNHCAQPTEWSKYSHKK
- a CDS encoding DUF5672 family protein; translation: MNVKIVIPIYKPQLSDLEVRSLEQAYNVFLNHILVVIKPESLDLSLLQSQYPRLTIESFDDSFFKGISSYNRLMLSTCFYERFLDSDYILIYQLDAYVFKDELNEWCNKKYDYIGAPWLQRPIYRLPLVRHSLHVLRFIGKKLGKPNRQYLNNRVGNGGLSLRKVQSHYKITLSHKKRIDFFLTQKRSHFYNEDVFWATEINKEKTIFHYPNVQEALKFSFDKYPDLCYKLNGNKLPFGCHSWYKRKMKKFWQPIIGFSL
- a CDS encoding glycosyltransferase family 9 protein, which produces MANILVIRLSAIGDVAMTIPVLYSAAKSNPMDSFTVLTQTFLIPVFMNRPDNIKVLGINTKGPEKTLAGLLRFGSALVQYDFDMVLDLHNVIRTKILRSLFTIKGTKVIVYKKDRHARALLTARDHKVFKPLESVIKRYADVFREAGLLYVEDFVSLYQEKSSDLSFLESEIFPKRNKWIGVAPFAKHQGKIYPLDRMEEVVAKLSERDDFTIFLFGGKGHEESVLAEWALRYRNVKTVVGKYRLDQELALISQLDLLISMDSANMHFASLVGTKVLSVWGATHPYAGFYGYHQNPDNIIQLDLSCRPCSVFGEKPCFRGDKACLNQISAEVIINKVEEILYS
- a CDS encoding DUF4254 domain-containing protein — its product is MKFSNICYQIFEESTKAYHVSNHVDASINNPYEEKSIEFYLYLKNWIDAVQWHLEDIIRNPEIDPIEALVIKRRIDKSNQDRTDLVELIDSYFLDKYRSVVVKPTARINTESPAWAIDRLSILCLKVYHMQQEADRMDALPDHIASCKNKLAVLLEQKADLSEALDQLLNDIETGDKYMKVYKQMKMYNDPSLNPVLYGKK
- a CDS encoding lipopolysaccharide kinase InaA family protein, producing the protein MKVVINPVYLFLSDFINNLPDCFESEGEIIYEGRNTIKQYTIKNIDIAVKSFKVPLLVNRLAYTYFRKSKAARSYYYAFEIKRRGFLTPDPIAYVETYKGGLLKGSYFVSVYDSASETVRSLMAGENVPDSENKLRSFASFTAALHEAGIYHVDYSPGNVLIKNLPDNTYQFSLIDINRMQFKSVSKEEAYVNLARLSFSPSALSLIAKQYALCRGWDINETDYNMSSQSDTYFKNYAYRLANKSWRKMGGSILNNPIWKYKTYLWVSKFSFISFSCKEKLLLKKQQLYAQYIAEYDFRKVLLHE